A window of the Schistocerca nitens isolate TAMUIC-IGC-003100 chromosome 5, iqSchNite1.1, whole genome shotgun sequence genome harbors these coding sequences:
- the LOC126260835 gene encoding uncharacterized protein LOC126260835 isoform X4, which translates to MAKLLMVIATLAWFATTSNAQFGGGKRPLDPGFSRPVKDPNYDRPASVGDPGFTRPVKDPEYNRPASIGDPGFTRPVKDPNYDRPASVGDPGFTRPIKDPASIGDPGFTRPVKDPASIGDPGFTRPVKDPEYNRPASVGDPGFTRPIKDPEYNRPASVGDPGFTRPGNVNSGLLRPIGQ; encoded by the coding sequence ATGGTTATAGCGACGTTGGCATGGTTTGCCACCACCTCAAACGCACAGTTTGGAGGAGGTAAACGACCTCTAGACCCCGGATTTAGCAGGCCTGTCAAAGATCCAAACTATGACAGaccagccagtgtaggagatccagGTTTCACCAGGCCTGTCAAGGACCCAGAATACAACAGACCAGCCAGTATTGGGGACCCAGGTTTCACCAGGCCTGTTAAAGATCCAAACTATGACAGaccagccagtgtaggagatccagGCTTCACCAGGCCTATCAAGGACCCAGCCAGTATTGGGGACCCAGGTTTCACCAGGCCTGTCAAGGACCCAGCCAGCATTGGGGACCCAGGTTTCACCAGGCCTGTCAAGGATCCAGAATACAACAGACCAGCCAGTGTAGGGGACCCAGGCTTCACTAGGCCAATCAAGGACCCAGAATACAACAGACCAGCCAGTGTAGGAGACCCAGGCTTCACCAGACCTGGAAATGTAAACTCTGGACTCTTGCGACCAATTGGTCAATGA
- the LOC126260835 gene encoding homeobox protein ESX1-like isoform X2, whose amino-acid sequence MAKLLIIAEVFAFYVTIVRAQYNEGERQGVSEPSDFAIGSDSGFRRHSEKIHEDYYFSKHINQQDFQGASDDIAPHFINHIVKTSSSSSYGPSVILDRSARSVPIAPNLRPLPNNPNLRPIPSDPSLHPIPSDPNVQPIPSDPNLKPIPSDANLRPIPTDPNLRPIPSDPNLKPIPSDSNLRPIPSDPNLRPIPSDPNLKPIPSDPNLRPITSDPNLRPIPSDLNVSLYRQIQT is encoded by the exons ATAATCGCAGAGGTGTTCGCATTCTATGTCACTATAGTGCGTGCACAATATAATGAAGGTGAACGCCAAGGAGTTTCAGAGCCAAGCGATTTTGCCATTGGAAGTGATTCGGGCTTCAGACGACACAGTGAAAAAATACATGAAGACTATTACTTTTCTAAGCACATCAATCAACAAGATTTCCAGGGAGCAAGTGATGATATAGCTCCCCATTTCATCAACCATATTGTCAAAACTTCGAGCTCCAGTTCATATGGCCCATCTGTAATCTTAGACAGGAGTGCTAGATCGGTTCCTATAGCACCAAACTTACGGCCCCTTCCTAACAATCCCAATCTGAGACCTATACCCTCTGACCCTAGCTTGCATCCCATACCCTCAGATCCCAATGTCCAGCCAATCCCATCGGATCCAAATTTAAAACCTATTCCTTCAGATGCCAATCTTAGACCTATACCTACTGACCCTAACCTCCGCCCCATACCGTCAGATCCGAATTTAAAACCCATTCCTTCAGATTCCAACCTTAGGC CTATACCCTCTGACCCTAACCTCCGCCCCATACCGTCAGATCCGAATTTAAAACCCATCCCTTCAGATCCCAATCTTAGACCTATAACCTCTGACCCTAATCTTCGTCCAATACCATCAGATCTCAATGTCAGCCTCTACCGTCAGATTCAAACTTAA
- the LOC126260835 gene encoding integumentary mucin A.1-like isoform X3: MAKLLIIAEVFAFYVTIVRAQYNEGERQGVSEPSDFAIGSDSGFRRHSEKIHEDYYFSKHINQQDFQGASDDIAPHFINHIVKTSSSSSYGPSVILDRSARSVPIAPNLRPLPNNPNLRPIPSDPSLHPIPSDPNVQPIPSDPNLKPIPSDANLRPIPSDPNLRPIPSDPNLKPIPSDPNLRPITSDPNLRPIPSDLNVSLYRQIQT; this comes from the exons ATAATCGCAGAGGTGTTCGCATTCTATGTCACTATAGTGCGTGCACAATATAATGAAGGTGAACGCCAAGGAGTTTCAGAGCCAAGCGATTTTGCCATTGGAAGTGATTCGGGCTTCAGACGACACAGTGAAAAAATACATGAAGACTATTACTTTTCTAAGCACATCAATCAACAAGATTTCCAGGGAGCAAGTGATGATATAGCTCCCCATTTCATCAACCATATTGTCAAAACTTCGAGCTCCAGTTCATATGGCCCATCTGTAATCTTAGACAGGAGTGCTAGATCGGTTCCTATAGCACCAAACTTACGGCCCCTTCCTAACAATCCCAATCTGAGACCTATACCCTCTGACCCTAGCTTGCATCCCATACCCTCAGATCCCAATGTCCAGCCAATCCCATCGGATCCAAATTTAAAACCTATTCCTTCAGATGCCAATCTTAGAC CTATACCCTCTGACCCTAACCTCCGCCCCATACCGTCAGATCCGAATTTAAAACCCATCCCTTCAGATCCCAATCTTAGACCTATAACCTCTGACCCTAATCTTCGTCCAATACCATCAGATCTCAATGTCAGCCTCTACCGTCAGATTCAAACTTAA
- the LOC126260835 gene encoding RNA-binding protein 12-like isoform X1 — protein MAKLLIIAEVFAFYVTIVRAQYNEGERQGVSEPSDFAIGSDSGFRRHSEKIHEDYYFSKHINQQDFQGASDDIAPHFINHIVKTSSSSSYGPSVILDRSARSVPIAPNLRPLPNNPNLRPIPSDPSLHPIPSDPNVQPIPSDPNLKPIPSDANLRPIPTDPNLRPIPSDPNLKPIPSDSNLRPISSDPNLHPLPSNPNVRPIPSDPNLKPILSDPNLRPIPSDPNLRPIPSDPNLKPIPSDPNLRPITSDPNLRPIPSDLNVSLYRQIQT, from the coding sequence ATAATCGCAGAGGTGTTCGCATTCTATGTCACTATAGTGCGTGCACAATATAATGAAGGTGAACGCCAAGGAGTTTCAGAGCCAAGCGATTTTGCCATTGGAAGTGATTCGGGCTTCAGACGACACAGTGAAAAAATACATGAAGACTATTACTTTTCTAAGCACATCAATCAACAAGATTTCCAGGGAGCAAGTGATGATATAGCTCCCCATTTCATCAACCATATTGTCAAAACTTCGAGCTCCAGTTCATATGGCCCATCTGTAATCTTAGACAGGAGTGCTAGATCGGTTCCTATAGCACCAAACTTACGGCCCCTTCCTAACAATCCCAATCTGAGACCTATACCCTCTGACCCTAGCTTGCATCCCATACCCTCAGATCCCAATGTCCAGCCAATCCCATCGGATCCAAATTTAAAACCTATTCCTTCAGATGCCAATCTTAGACCTATACCTACTGACCCTAACCTCCGCCCCATACCGTCAGATCCGAATTTAAAACCCATTCCTTCAGATTCCAACCTTAGGCCTATATCCTCTGACCCTAACCTCCATCCCTTACCATCAAATCCCAATGTCCGTCCGATCCCTTCAGATCCAAACTTAAAACCGATACTTTCAGATCCCAATCTTCGACCTATACCCTCTGACCCTAACCTCCGCCCCATACCGTCAGATCCGAATTTAAAACCCATCCCTTCAGATCCCAATCTTAGACCTATAACCTCTGACCCTAATCTTCGTCCAATACCATCAGATCTCAATGTCAGCCTCTACCGTCAGATTCAAACTTAA